The window GCACCGGACCGGCGTCGCCCGGCAACCGGCCGGCGTCGGACAGCGCGCGCCGCAACAGGAGTTCGACCTGGGCGTTCAGGCTGCGCAGATCGTCGGCGGCCCATCGGGCGAGGGCGTCGTGCACCGCGGGATCGAGCCGCAGCAGGACGGCGTGCCGCCCCGGGCCGCGTGCCGGCGGCTGTGCGTCGGCCACCGGTCAGGTGTAGAGCGAGCCGGTGTTGACCACCGGCTGGGCCCGCTGGTCGCCGCACAGCACCACCAGCAGGTTCGACACCATGGCGGCCTTGCGCTCTTCGTCGAGGCGGACGACGTCGTCGCGTTCGAGGCGCTCCAGGGCCATCTCCACCATGCCGACCGCCCCGTCGACGATCCGCTCCCTGGCCGCCACCACCGCGCCCGCCTGCTGACGCTGCAGCATCGCGCCGGCGATCTCGGGGGCGTAGGCCAGGTGGGAGATCCGGACCTCGACCACCTCGAGGCCGGCCACCGCGACACGGGCCGCCACCTCGTGGGCGAGTTCGTCGGAGACGACGTCGGTGGAGCCGCGCAGCGAGGTGCCGTGTCCGTGCTGGTCGTCGTAGGGGTGCGTGGTCGCGACGTGCCGCAACGCGGCTTCGGACTGGACGGTCACGAAGTGGGTGTAGTCGTCGACGGCGAACACCGCCCTGGCCGTGTCGGCCACCTGCCAGACGA is drawn from Nakamurella deserti and contains these coding sequences:
- a CDS encoding SPFH domain-containing protein, which encodes MVHLDPTTHVTRDPIAEPPATAPVGHDGTRVEVTESRAWAVSGFLALLVALAMLGIGGWLLASGIVTGNRGGHGLPGILGGAVFVVLALVTASPLVVVAPGETRVVQFFGRYIGTIRRTGLVWTVPLSTHRRVSVRVRNFETNGLKVNDADGNPVEIAAIVVWQVADTARAVFAVDDYTHFVTVQSEAALRHVATTHPYDDQHGHGTSLRGSTDVVSDELAHEVAARVAVAGLEVVEVRISHLAYAPEIAGAMLQRQQAGAVVAARERIVDGAVGMVEMALERLERDDVVRLDEERKAAMVSNLLVVLCGDQRAQPVVNTGSLYT